The Brassica oleracea var. oleracea cultivar TO1000 chromosome C6, BOL, whole genome shotgun sequence genomic interval GATGATCTCAGAATAAATTTATCCAGTTCTTGTGTTTAAGGTTTTCAATTTCTAAAGAAAGAATATTATGGCAAACACCTTTATATCACTTGCAACTGATCGACGATCCTCAGGTTTTTCTTTTGGGGCTAAAATTGAGCTAATGCCATATGTATATGCTATCTTTAAGTTACACCATATGACCATAATATTTCTTAAAAAACTAATATTTGTGACTTTGTGCAATCAATTTTTCCACGTGCATGGAACAGTAAATTCATAATACTTGCATCACTTTTATTTAACATAAGCAGCAACAACAACACTCCTTTTAGTAATCATAAGTTTCTCAAACAAGAACACTTCCTTTATTTTTTTGCTAAAAGGCCTATGTTTAGGTTTAGTAGGATGCTGAAACATGTTCCTCACACACACATCTTAATTATAGTTTCGTTAACTGGTATTATACATAATCATTACTTTTTATTTGAACCGGTAGAGTAGTTGGTTGCAGTTAGAGTCCCTTATTCCCCCACCCGGCCTTGTGGTGGCCGCCTCCGCTGTTTGGGTTCATGTAGACATGATGTGGTAACACCTGCGGAGCCATAAGCCTGTCCTGGTGCTTCATTCCGTGCGCACCGTGGTGCTTCATCCCGTGCTCACCGTGGTGCTGCATCCCGTGCTCACCGTGGTGCTTCATCCCGTGCTCACCGTGGTGCTGCATCCCGTGCTCACCGTGGTGCTGCATCCCATGCCCACCGAGGTATGCATCTTCATGCCTCCCCTGCCATCCATTACCCATCTTTCCCTGCCAATCATCGTTAAAAAAACTACAAACGGTGAGAAACCATACAGAAATCATAAAAATATTTAATTGGATGGACAGTTGGTGCGTTTGCATATGACTTGCCATATCATAGCAAATTCCAAAATATGTAAATCAGAATCCATTTAATTTTCAGCATAAAGTTTCAGGACTTCCAAGTATTTTAAACACCTCAACACATGTAACCTAATGGTGTGGAGTATATCAAGTATGCTTATTATTGAAAAATATGGTTAAAGTCACTTTGGAATAACATCTACAACAGAACATGATTAATTAAGTTGTGACACCTTAAAAGATAGCTTACATTGTGGTGAGGTTGAGACATCGGAGGTGGGGGCATGAAGTTCATATGAGGTGGTTGTTGGCGGTGGATTTTTCCGTGGTCCGGTAACACAGTAGTGTGGTGGCTTCGGCTGCTCTTATAGAACTCCTCTACATCTGAGTCGGAGTCTTCTTCATCACAGGGAGGCATGTGAGCCATGGGTGGACGGCCGTGATTGACCGGAAGCCTCACGCGGTGGTCGTAGCGGGCTTGACGGTCAAAGTAGCCTCCTTCTGACTCCATATGAGACTCGTACTTCTTGTGCTCCTCAAAGCCGTAGCCGCTGCTTCTGTGATCCTTGTGGCCGTACCCATTGCCGTATCCATGCCCGTACTCTCCGATAAGTTTGTCAAGCATTTTTTATTTATTTATAAATATACTTGGCTTAGTTTTCTTTGATGTGAGGACGTGATTAAAATATTTCTGTGTCTCCATACATATATACAAGATACAAGACGTGTAGTGTAATGTTTGATATGATTCCCTCTCGCAATTACTCCTCCTATAATGATGATATTTATCTGAATCTTATTCTTTTTCCACCACCACCACCACACCGAAAGTTGAGTAGACACATGTTCAGAATTCTGATTCGGTTTGTATTTTTAATTGATATGTCCATTCACGTGTGAAATCGAATTCTAAATTGGCTGAATACAAATAAAAAGATAATAACCAAACTGAAATTAAACATACACTATAGTTCTATTTATTGAGCTTTTACAATAGATTATAAGACTTAAAACTAATTAAGGTGGAAGTATAACATGGAATTTGATACTTCTATGTATAGTCATAGATTGTTCTCGTTCTTCTTGTTTTTATATAAAGCTTCGTGTTCTTAATTTTTTAGATAAACTCATGATTATTTGTAACATCACCTTAAAATCAAAAGCATCTTTGATTCTTAGCTGATTAGTTTGTGGTTCAAGTTCCAAGTTGAGGGTTTGCCATACTTATAAGTCATAATTGATTATTAACAAGTTAAGTTGCTTTTTGTTTTGAGTAAAGAAGAGAAGACAAAAGAAGAGAGGAATTGGTGTGTCTTATTCCATGAGTAATGAGTCTTTTATATAGGATTACAATAGCTTGTAGACAAAGCCACTTGGAGAACAAGTAAAGTTTGGAGAACAAGTATATTTAAGACTTGCCATAATGGCATCACCATAATATTCATAACACTTCCCCTTGATGTCCATTATGCGCGTAAGATGCTGCCTCGTTAAAAACTTCACCAGGAAAACCCAATAGGAAAAACTATGGTTAAAGGAAAAAGAGTGCAGCGTGCAATGACTTCCCCTCATGTGTACATACGTCTAGATCTTTGAGACAACGTAGTTCAATAAGATGAGTGGGCTTCTTGAAAGTAGCAGGGGTAGCGTCTTGGTGAATGAAACAGCCAAATATTTACTCGAACGAACTTGTAGGAAACGAACTTCGCCATTCTTTAGTAGTGCATGAGTCTTCATGATCTGACCATTTCTTGGATTCTTTTTATCTCCAAAACTTTAGAACAATGATAGATTTTCATCTCCCAAATTGTAGCATTCTCTTTGGGTGTATATCTTTTGTGTGTTCTTTGTTGCCTCGTTAAAACCTTGTCATGGAAAAACCTACACCTTGTCATGGAAAAACCCAATGGGATAAAAGCCATGATGAGGGAAAAGAGTACAACCACACATATTTCACATTTCTTCTCCGGAAAGCAATATCTTCAGGATATGCATTCCAATCAGAGAAATCTCCTTTTGAAATTGAGAATATTGTAATACTCTTTCCATTAGAGTATTCAAGGTCTATAGATTTCTGGTCCACATTTCTTATTTGATATTATAATCTCTTGATAAATATAAAGATATATTGATTAACTTCAAATATTTCATATATCCCATAAACAGATTTCGATCGAATATGATTTTGATATCATCAATCTTTCAGGGATTCTATCTTTTAGGGATTCTATCTCTTAGGGACTATCAGTTTCCTGTGGGTTGTATAATTCAAATTCTTCCTTTATTGTCAGACTAATAAGGAACATAAAAGTAGTTGCACCTACCACATAAGACTATGTCTCTTCACAATCAATTCCATATTAATATTTCTTTGGTGCAACGACTCATTTCTATCCCACTTGTTTTACACCTTCTAGTGTATGGACTACTTGGACTACTGGTCCAAAAATCTCACTCTTTCACAAGATTTTTTATCTTTGTCTATTGCTTTTCTTTTATTTGGTCAATCATCTCTTTGTGTACACTTTTCAATAGACTTTCTTTCATGATCCTCTTTATCATTTATCATATCAACTGCTATTTTGCATGCATAAATATCACCGACGTCGATTTGTCTATTTGTTCCATTTTATTCTATACATGACATAACTTATTGAGATCTCTTCATTGTCTCAGGTACCTAAATTTCTTTCAGTCATGTTAAATGTCTCTTCTGGAGATCATTCAAAAACTTTATTTCCTNNNNNNNNNNNNNNNNNNNNNNNNNNNNNNNNNNNNNNNNNNNNNNNNNNNNNNNNNNNNNNNNNNNNNNNNNNNNNNNNNNNNGACTTGCAGTTTGATATTGTTCTTATAGAACATCTATTATTATTGGAGCATTTACAGTTGGTATATGTGACTCGATCACTATATTTATTTGGGGTCAGCAAATTTGTCTGGCAACTGCTTTACTAAGCACTATAATTGAATTATCTTTTGGACTTGTATTTTACATTTTCTTTAGTTTGAGGATCAATGATAACTCATATCAACTTATTTTCTTTTTCAGCTGTTTATTTTCTCCCCTTTATGTTGGAAATGCTAATTCACTTTTAGCATTCAAATCGAGCCTTACTTATATCCTTCAGGGATGGCTATGGATTATTTAGTATCAATGAAGATTCATATCCAACATATAATTCCTACCTCATTTGAGAATCCATCTTAATTAAAGCTCTATGGTGGAGCAAATGGAATGTATATCGCACATCCAACATTCTTTGATGGAAAATGGTTGATTTCTAACCCAATACCAATGACGGGGATAACCAATGATTACTTGTTGGCTTGATGAGATTAGTGTTGCTCAAAATGTTTAACACTTATCCAATGATTTTCTATAGTCGCGAGAGACTTTAAAAAATGGATTCAATGGTATTATAAAGATGCATAGTGGGTGATCAGTCCACTAACATCTCCTTTATTCATGCCAATAACTTCATTTGGCTGGTGAAACCGTATTACCATTTTATCTTAAGAGCAAGCAACATATGTGAAATCATTCGCAAGAATCTTCTAGTTCTTCAATGAATATCACCTAAATCTTTATGTATCTTTTCGCATCATTACTGAACCAAAATGGTCTAACTGGTTCATGCCAAATATTTTGTAAACTTCTGGTTTACTATATATTTATTTCCATTACACTAATCTTTGTATAGTACAATATATAAGAGGATGTAAGCACATTCACAACTATACTTTTATTGATTTCGATAGAGATATGGATTTTTTTTTAAACTAATATGCTATTTAACAAGGTTCTTAACCACACAATCAATTTAATGAATACAGTTTATATCATTTGTAATAATTTTTACATAAATGACTTTATTAATCCAGCTTTAATTAACCTTGTAAATAAAGCATAAAAATAAAATACTTATCTTGCAGAGCGCTGGGAAATCGGTGATCCAAACACTCATACTTCAGGTAGTTACAATCTTCTCTTTGATAAATAATTCTGAAAGACTTAAAATTTGCTCATACAGAATATGGCTATTTCATTAGTAATTATACAAAATCAGAATACTTATTATAATACCAATAAAGTGAATACTAATCACGGAGAACAATGACCAATTGTTTACGAAAACTTAAATGGTTCAAATCAGTAGCCAATGAACATTGAACCAACATAGTAATAAGACAAACAATAAGTATGCAAGTATGACTATTACATTAGTAAACATTGATATTAGTAAAACCATATATCTTGAGTAAAGTGACTTCATATGCTAAAAAGAAATTTTACTAATATTATATATATTCATATATACACATAATATATTAGTATTGAAATTTACAGACTTCATGTCTTGTGATTATTAAGATGCAAAATACATAATGAGCTTTAGGTAATCACTTCAGGTGATTATATCTTCTTTGGATTTTCTCCAAAACTCATGGATCTTTTAAGATCAAGCCTTAAGCTTAAAACTCACGTATATAAATGGTATAAAATTATTTCAATTTCGATAGAGATATGGATTTTTTTTTAAACTAATATGCTATTTAACAAGGTTCTTAACCACACAATCAATTTAATGAATACAGTTTATATCATTTGTAATAATTTTTACATAAATGACTTTATTAATCCAGCTTTAATTAACCTTGTAAATAAAGCATAAAAATAAAATACTTATCTTGCAGAGCGCTGGGAAATCGGTGATCCAAACACTCATACTTCAGGTAGTTACAATCTTCTCTTTGATAAATAATTCTGAAAGACTTAAAATTTGCTCATACAGAATATGGCTATTTCATTAGTAATTATACAAAATCAGAATACTTATTATAATACCAATAAAGTGAATACTAATCACGGAGAACAATGACCAATTGTTTACGAAAACTTAAATGGTTCAAATCAGTAGCCAATGAACATTGAACCAACATAGTAATAAGACAAACAATAAGTATGCAAGTATGACTATTACATTAGTAAACATTGATATTAGTAAAACCATATATCTTGAGTAAAGTGACTTCATATGCTAAAAAGAAATTTTACTAATATTATATCTATTCATATATACACATAATATATTAGTATTGAAATTTACAGACTTCATGTCTTGTGATTATTAAGATGCAAAATACATAATGAGCTTTAGGTAATCACTTCAGGTGATTATATCTTCTTTGGATTTTCTCCAAAACTCATGGATCTTTTAAGATCAAGCCTTAAGCTTAAAACTCACGTATATAAATGGTATAAAATTATTTCAATTTCGATAGAGATATGGATTTTTTTTTAAACTAATATGCTATTTAACAAGGTTCTTAACCACACAATCAATTTAATGAATACAGTTTATATCATTTGTAATAATTTTTACATAAATGACTTTATTAATCCAGCTTTAATTAACCTTGTAAATAAAGCATAAAAATAAAATACTTATCTTGCAGAGCGCTGGGAAATCGGTGATCCAAACACTCATACTTCAGGTAGTTACAATCTTCTCTTTGATAAATAATTCTGAAAGACTTAAAATTTGCTCATACAAAATATGGCTATTTCATTAGTAATTATGCAAAATCAGAATACTTATTATAATACCAATAAAGTGAATACTAATCACGGAGAACAATGACCAATTGTTTACGAAAACTTAAATGGTTCAAATCAGTAGCCAATGAACATTGAACCAACATAGTAATAAGACAAACAATAAGTATGCAAGTATGACTATTACATTAGTAAACATTGATATTAGTAAAACCATATATCTTGAGTAAAGTGACTTCATATGCTAAAAAGAAATTTTACTAATATTATATATATTCATATATACACATAATATATTCGTATGGAAATTTACAGACTTCATGTCTTGTGATTATTAAGATGCAAAATACATAATGAGCTTTAGGTAATCACTTCAGGTGATTATATCTTCTTTGGATTTTCTCCAAAACTCATGGATCTTTTAAGATCAAGCCTTAAGCTTAAAACCCACGTATATAAATGGTATAAAATTATTTCAATTTCGATAGAGATATGGATTTTTTTTTAACTAATATGCTATTTAACAAGGTTCTTAACCACACAATCAATTTAATGAATACAGTTTATATCATTTGTAATAATTTTTACATAAATGACTTTATTAATCCAGCTTTAATTAACCTTGTAAATAAAGCATAAAAATAAAATNNNNNNNNNNNNNNNNNNNNNNNNNNNNNNNNNNNNNNNNNNNNNNNNNNNNNNNNNNNNNNNNNNNNNNNNNNNNNNNNNNNNNNNNNNNNNNNNNNNNTTTTTTCCTATAAAAAAGGTGACATCAGCAGATTAAAAAAGAGGTTTTCTATTATATATAGATATGATGAAATTGGTATTATAACTGCAATTCCGGTTAAGTTAATTTGTTTAACCACACATGTGTTAATATCCTCTAACTCAAATGGCAGCTTCTAGCTGTTAGTTCAACTACAAGTGTTGCTTTATCTAATCCACTTGCAAACTTTGGCACTGGTGAGACTTGCAAAGAGATAATGCCATGGGAATATATAAATCTCAACAATTTAGAGGTATGTATTGAGATACTCTGGTTTCTCTTTATT includes:
- the LOC106296232 gene encoding histidine-rich glycoprotein-like isoform X1, which codes for MLDKLIGEYGHGYGNGYGHKDHRSSGYGFEEHKKYESHMESEGGYFDRQARYDHRVRLPVNHGRPPMAHMPPCDEEDSDSDVEEFYKSSRSHHTTVLPDHGKIHRQQPPHMNFMPPPPMSQPHHNGKMGNGWQGRHEDAYLGGHGMQHHGEHGMQHHGEHGMKHHGEHGMQHHGEHGMKHHGAHGMKHQDRLMAPQVLPHHVYMNPNSGGGHHKAGWGNKGL
- the LOC106296232 gene encoding histidine-rich glycoprotein-like isoform X2; its protein translation is MLDKLIGEYGHGYGNGYGHKDHRSSGYGFEEHKKYESHMESEGGYFDRQARYDHRVRLPVNHGRPPMAHMPPCDEEDSDSDVEEFYKSSRSHHTTVLPDHGKIHRQQPPHMNFMPPPPMSQPHHNMGNGWQGRHEDAYLGGHGMQHHGEHGMQHHGEHGMKHHGEHGMQHHGEHGMKHHGAHGMKHQDRLMAPQVLPHHVYMNPNSGGGHHKAGWGNKGL